The proteins below are encoded in one region of Flavobacterium sp. IMCC34852:
- a CDS encoding fumarylacetoacetate hydrolase family protein, translated as MKIICIGRNYVNHIAELNNERPEAPVIFMKPDSAILPDKAPFVIPEFSNDIHHEIEVIVKINKMGKYIDTKFAHKYYDEIGLGIDFTARDIQNKLKEKGLPWEKAKAFDGSAVIGDFLPINHFNSVENITFELTNNGKTVQKGNTGHMLWKIDEIISYVSQYFTLKKGDIIFTGTPEGVAKVLPNDILEGFIEDKKLLRLHIK; from the coding sequence ATGAAAATCATCTGTATCGGAAGAAATTACGTAAACCACATAGCCGAACTCAACAATGAGCGTCCGGAAGCACCGGTAATTTTTATGAAACCCGATTCAGCGATTTTACCCGATAAAGCCCCATTTGTCATTCCGGAATTCAGTAATGATATTCACCATGAGATTGAAGTGATTGTCAAGATTAATAAAATGGGGAAATATATCGATACAAAGTTTGCCCACAAGTACTACGACGAGATTGGATTAGGGATAGATTTTACCGCTAGAGATATTCAAAACAAGCTGAAAGAGAAGGGTTTACCTTGGGAAAAAGCTAAGGCTTTTGACGGTTCAGCGGTAATTGGTGACTTTCTACCGATAAATCATTTTAATTCGGTGGAAAATATTACTTTTGAGTTGACTAATAACGGAAAAACCGTTCAAAAAGGAAATACCGGCCACATGTTGTGGAAAATTGATGAAATTATCTCCTACGTTTCACAGTATTTCACCCTGAAAAAAGGAGATATTATTTTTACAGGAACTCCCGAAGGAGTAGCCAAAGTGTTGCCAAATGATATCCTCGAAGGATTTATAGAAGATAAAAAACTACTAAGATTACACATAAAATAA
- a CDS encoding Hpt domain-containing protein has product MAINYNLAKVYALSDNDPEFVMQIITLFVTEVPEDLKQIELGIKEKDHKLAYAYAHKIKPTLDLLGMSVAFEEILQVEAWTKREGKRKEINDTFASIQSQVEKAIKEIKKDFEV; this is encoded by the coding sequence ATGGCTATAAACTACAACCTAGCGAAAGTTTACGCACTTTCAGACAACGATCCCGAATTTGTAATGCAAATCATCACCCTGTTCGTTACCGAAGTCCCCGAAGACCTGAAACAAATTGAATTGGGTATCAAAGAAAAAGACCATAAATTGGCTTACGCCTATGCACACAAGATCAAACCAACGCTTGATTTATTGGGAATGTCTGTGGCATTTGAAGAAATTCTTCAAGTAGAAGCTTGGACCAAAAGAGAAGGCAAACGCAAAGAAATCAACGATACTTTCGCCAGCATTCAAAGTCAAGTGGAAAAAGCCATTAAAGAAATCAAAAAAGATTTCGAAGTATAA
- a CDS encoding CinA family nicotinamide mononucleotide deamidase-related protein, which translates to MKATIVTIGDEILIGQIVDTNSSYIAKALDKIGVQTHEMLSISDDKQHILDTFSSLQNKVDLVIITGGLGPTKDDITKKTFCEYFEDTLVEDKAVLAHVTEIIEGFYKRPITQLNRDQALVPSKCEVLFNKMGTAPGMWMKKDNTVYISLPGVPYEMKYLVDFEIIPKVVQEYKRPYILHKTIMTYGEGESRIAEKIEEWENSLPNFIKLAYLPSPGKVRLRLTARGNNKELLQSKIDENVISLTKIIGDIIVGFDEEETIEVVIGKLLSQQYKTIATAESCTGGKIAQMLSSVAGASNYFRGSVVSYSKETKINVLGIDAVLIDKHDVVSAEVAKAMAFNIQKMMKTDYALATTGNAGPTSEPGKAEVGVVFIALATPNEVLVSEFNFGQPREKVIDRTANKALELLQKEILKNAL; encoded by the coding sequence ATGAAAGCAACCATAGTCACCATCGGCGACGAAATTCTCATCGGACAAATTGTTGATACCAATTCGAGTTACATCGCCAAAGCTTTGGATAAAATTGGTGTACAAACCCACGAAATGCTTTCCATTTCCGATGACAAACAACACATACTCGATACTTTTTCCTCTCTACAGAATAAAGTTGATTTGGTCATCATCACCGGTGGTTTAGGACCAACAAAAGATGATATTACCAAAAAAACATTCTGCGAGTATTTTGAAGATACTTTAGTCGAAGATAAAGCTGTTTTAGCTCATGTCACGGAAATCATTGAAGGTTTTTACAAGCGACCGATTACCCAGTTAAATCGTGACCAAGCTTTGGTTCCTTCCAAATGTGAAGTACTTTTTAACAAAATGGGAACAGCACCGGGAATGTGGATGAAAAAAGATAATACAGTCTATATTTCGTTGCCCGGAGTGCCTTATGAAATGAAGTACTTGGTTGATTTTGAAATTATTCCCAAAGTAGTTCAAGAATACAAACGGCCTTATATTCTCCACAAAACCATCATGACTTATGGAGAAGGAGAAAGCAGAATAGCCGAAAAAATAGAAGAATGGGAAAATAGTTTGCCCAATTTTATCAAATTAGCCTATTTGCCCAGTCCCGGAAAAGTCAGATTGCGACTCACAGCCCGTGGCAATAACAAAGAACTATTGCAAAGTAAAATTGACGAGAACGTGATTTCTTTGACTAAAATCATTGGTGATATTATAGTTGGTTTTGACGAAGAGGAAACCATAGAGGTTGTGATAGGTAAATTGCTTTCTCAACAGTACAAAACCATTGCCACAGCCGAAAGTTGTACCGGTGGAAAAATTGCCCAAATGTTGTCTTCGGTAGCCGGAGCGTCTAATTATTTTCGCGGAAGCGTTGTTAGTTATTCGAAAGAAACCAAAATCAATGTCCTCGGGATTGATGCTGTGTTAATTGATAAACACGATGTGGTGAGTGCAGAAGTGGCGAAAGCAATGGCGTTCAATATTCAGAAAATGATGAAAACCGACTATGCTTTAGCAACCACCGGGAATGCCGGGCCAACATCTGAGCCCGGAAAAGCGGAAGTAGGTGTGGTTTTTATTGCTTTGGCTACACCGAATGAAGTGTTGGTGTCCGAATTTAATTTTGGCCAACCTCGTGAAAAAGTGATAGATAGAACTGCAAATAAAGCGTTAGAATTATTGCAAAAAGAAATTTTAAAAAATGCCCTCTAA
- the rpmB gene encoding 50S ribosomal protein L28, translating into MSRVCDLTGKRAMVGNNVSHAMNKTKRKFSVNLVKRRFYLAEEDRWITLRVAASTIKTINKNGLAAVLKNAKANGFIK; encoded by the coding sequence ATGTCAAGAGTTTGTGACCTTACAGGTAAAAGAGCGATGGTAGGAAATAACGTTTCCCACGCTATGAACAAAACTAAGAGAAAATTTTCTGTAAACTTAGTTAAAAGACGTTTCTATCTTGCTGAAGAAGACAGATGGATTACTCTTAGAGTAGCTGCGTCTACAATTAAAACAATCAACAAAAACGGATTGGCTGCTGTATTGAAAAATGCAAAGGCTAACGGATTTATTAAATAA
- the rpmG gene encoding 50S ribosomal protein L33, whose translation MAKKGNRIQVILECTEHKATGLPGTSRYITNKNKKNTPDRLEIKKFNPILKRMTVHKEIK comes from the coding sequence ATGGCAAAGAAAGGTAATAGAATCCAAGTAATTTTAGAGTGTACAGAGCACAAAGCAACAGGTCTTCCTGGAACTTCTCGTTACATCACCAACAAAAACAAAAAGAATACTCCGGACAGATTAGAGATTAAAAAATTTAATCCGATCTTAAAGAGAATGACTGTTCACAAAGAAATCAAATAA
- a CDS encoding DUF4295 domain-containing protein gives MAKKTVATLQTASKRLTKAIKMVRSPKTGAYTFQEAIMTPEEVDSFLNKK, from the coding sequence ATGGCAAAGAAAACCGTTGCAACGTTACAAACAGCATCAAAAAGATTAACCAAAGCAATCAAAATGGTAAGATCTCCAAAAACTGGTGCATACACTTTCCAGGAAGCAATCATGACTCCTGAAGAAGTAGATAGTTTCCTTAATAAGAAATAA